A single Lolium perenne isolate Kyuss_39 chromosome 6, Kyuss_2.0, whole genome shotgun sequence DNA region contains:
- the LOC127308858 gene encoding 2'-deoxymugineic-acid 2'-dioxygenase-like has product MEKLLSSAASWHETVPERFHLPPELRPPALAAAPVSLPVIDLSRSRDEVRSAVLRAGKEFGFFQVINHGVPEGTMRELELACVDFFRLPAADKAAFYSEDTERTNRLFSSTMYESGAGESYWRDCLRLACHPVERTKPGWPEKPAGLRPALEGFIVPARSVGMELLRLLCEGIGLRPDYFDGDLSGGEVILNANHYPPCPDPGLTLGLPPHCDRNLITVLLQPGYVCGLQVSYGGGWIDVEPVPGALVINFGHQLEIATNGQLRSVEHRAVANAAVARTSVAAFIMPTMDCVVEPAKELVGEGSPARYRSIMFRDFMRVYKTVGARRESIEKAFRI; this is encoded by the coding sequence ATGGAGAAGCTGCTGTCCTCGGCGGCGTCGTGGCACGAGACGGTACCGGAGCGGTTCCACCTGCCGCCGGAGCTGCGACCACCGGCCTTGGCCGCGGCGCCGGTGTCGCTGCCGGTCATCGACCTCTCCCGCAGCCGAGACGAGGTCCGCAGCGCCGTGCTCCGCGCGGGGAAGGAGTTCGGCTTCTTCCAGGTGATCAACCACGGCGTGCCGGAGGGGACGATGCGGGAGCTGGAGCTCGCGTGCGTCGACTTCTTCCGGCTCCCGGCGGCGGACAAGGCGGCGTTCTACTCGGAGGACACGGAGCGGACCAACCGGCTCTTCTCCAGCACCATGTACGAGTCCGGCGCCGGCGAGAGCTACTGGCGCGACTGCCTCCGGCTGGCCTGCCACCCCGTGGAGCGCACCAAGCCCGGGTGGCCGGAGAAGCCGGCGGGGCTCCGGCCCGCCCTGGAGGGCTTCATCGTCCCGGCACGCAGCGTCGGGATGGAGCTGCTCCGGCTCCTCTGCGAGGGGATCGGGCTCCGTCCCGACTACTTCGACGGCGACCTCAGCGGCGGCGAGGTCATCCTCAACGCCAACCACTACCCGCCGTGCCCGGACCCCGGCCTCACCCTCGGCCTGCCGCCGCACTGCGACCGGAACCTCATCACCGTGCTCCTCCAGCCCGGGTACGTGTGCGGGCTCCAGGTTTCCTACGGCGGCGGGTGGATCGACGTCGAGCCGGTgcccggcgccctcgtcatcaacTTCGGCCACCAGCTAGAGATCGCCACCAACGGGCAGCTCCGGAGCGTGGAGCACCGGGCCGTGGCCAACGCGGCGGTGGCCAGGACCTCGGTGGCGGCGTTCATCATGCCGACAATGGATTGCGTGGTGGAGCCCGCCAAGGAGCTCGTCGGCGAGGGCAGCCCGGCGAGGTACCGGAGCATAATGTTTCGCGACTTCATGCGTGTCTACAAGACCGTCGGCGCTCGCAGGGAGAGCATCGAGAAGGCCTTCAGGATCTGA